One Terriglobia bacterium DNA segment encodes these proteins:
- a CDS encoding SDR family oxidoreductase, translated as MDTKLKGKVVLITGVNNPYGIGAATAKAFAAEGAKIFGTYLPLATKTPIADSFGIPFYEAQISKPPDEVVGAIRNCGGQIKVVAADLSDPAVVPELFDGAEMGVGPVDILVNNAAYDGPDTFVPQVKSAMANATVWGSPITPITADSHDRHFAVNSRAVALMMAEYCRRIADRGTTWGRIVNVSTDGASGFGTEVSYGASKHALESYSRAAARELGKYGITVNVVSLGPIQTGWIAAELEKKVSAETPLGRVGQPEDVANVIVFLASEQARWLTGQMLYVGGGHQMPL; from the coding sequence ATGGACACTAAACTTAAAGGTAAGGTTGTTCTGATAACCGGCGTCAACAATCCATACGGTATCGGAGCAGCCACAGCTAAGGCTTTCGCTGCAGAGGGTGCAAAAATCTTTGGCACATATCTCCCCCTGGCGACCAAAACGCCTATTGCCGACAGCTTTGGCATACCGTTCTATGAGGCACAAATCTCCAAACCTCCCGACGAAGTCGTCGGTGCGATTCGCAACTGCGGTGGCCAGATCAAAGTGGTCGCAGCCGATCTATCGGATCCCGCGGTTGTGCCAGAACTGTTCGATGGCGCTGAGATGGGGGTGGGCCCTGTGGACATACTCGTCAACAATGCGGCCTACGACGGTCCCGATACTTTCGTGCCGCAGGTCAAATCCGCGATGGCAAACGCAACCGTTTGGGGTTCTCCGATTACCCCAATCACCGCCGATTCGCACGACCGACATTTTGCGGTGAACAGCCGCGCAGTTGCACTCATGATGGCTGAATACTGCCGCCGTATTGCCGACCGCGGCACAACCTGGGGGCGCATCGTAAACGTGAGTACCGATGGAGCATCCGGGTTCGGCACGGAGGTTTCATACGGCGCAAGCAAACACGCGTTGGAATCATATAGTCGTGCTGCCGCCAGAGAACTGGGCAAATATGGCATTACCGTCAATGTCGTATCTCTGGGCCCGATTCAAACTGGCTGGATTGCAGCGGAGTTGGAGAAAAAGGTTTCTGCCGAGACCCCGCTCGGGCGTGTTGGTCAACCGGAGGATGTGGCCAACGTGATTGTCTTCCTCGCTTCAGAACAAGCACGCTGGCTGACTGGACAAATGCTCTATGTCGGTGGCGGCCACCAGATGCCACTTTAG
- a CDS encoding ATP-binding cassette domain-containing protein, translated as MATKFVLFEKVSHRYESMPGLLLHNLSINFSEGWTGVVGANGAGKTTVLKLACGLLEPRAGHVQLPGSALYCAQRTDDVPGLFESLIEARDHLASEVKGRLGIENDWARRWKSLSHGERKRAQIAVMLWQQPAVLALDEPTNHIDADARAMLIPALRDYRGIGLLVSHDRDLLDMLCHRCLFINPPDVVMRPGNYSSGRREALREEEYARTRKELAKRHVARLKTEAQRRISQARDADRKRSKKGLDPRDHDRRARIDLARLTGADGRAGKSARQMQARLEQAREAGEGIKIRKQYELGIWLEGERCRRDTLFRLRAGTIPLGSARELHYPGLTMLPRDRIALTGANGSGKSTLVRHILSTIDLPVERLTYLPQEIDLRSSCEILAEVRRQPSEMLGKIMTVVSRLGSRPARLLESVEPSPGELRKLLLGLGIASQPHLIIMDEPTNHLDLPSIECLEEALEDCPCGLLLVSHDEQFLRRLTQTRWHIATTPMGPPGRMLLEIL; from the coding sequence ATGGCAACGAAGTTCGTCCTTTTTGAAAAGGTGTCGCACCGCTATGAGTCCATGCCCGGGCTGCTGCTGCATAACCTGAGCATCAACTTTTCCGAGGGTTGGACCGGTGTTGTGGGTGCAAACGGCGCGGGGAAAACCACGGTGTTGAAACTGGCCTGCGGTCTGCTGGAGCCGAGGGCAGGCCACGTTCAGCTGCCAGGAAGCGCGCTTTATTGCGCCCAGCGCACCGATGACGTTCCTGGGCTGTTTGAATCGCTGATCGAGGCAAGGGATCACCTTGCCTCGGAAGTGAAAGGGCGGTTGGGAATCGAGAACGACTGGGCGAGGCGCTGGAAGTCGCTCAGCCATGGCGAACGAAAGCGGGCACAGATCGCCGTCATGCTTTGGCAGCAGCCGGCCGTGCTCGCCCTCGATGAGCCCACCAACCATATCGATGCGGATGCTCGCGCGATGCTCATCCCGGCCCTGCGTGACTATCGCGGTATCGGCCTGCTGGTCAGTCACGATCGGGATCTGCTCGACATGCTGTGTCACCGCTGTCTCTTTATCAATCCGCCCGATGTGGTTATGCGGCCGGGCAACTACTCTTCCGGCCGTCGTGAAGCGCTCAGGGAGGAAGAATATGCACGGACTCGGAAGGAGCTGGCGAAGCGACATGTCGCACGGCTGAAAACCGAGGCTCAAAGGCGCATTTCGCAAGCGCGGGATGCTGATCGCAAGCGGTCAAAAAAAGGCCTGGATCCGAGAGATCATGACCGCCGGGCCCGAATCGACCTCGCCCGGTTGACCGGCGCAGACGGGCGGGCCGGAAAGTCGGCGAGGCAGATGCAAGCTCGGCTTGAGCAAGCTCGCGAGGCTGGGGAGGGCATCAAGATCCGGAAACAATACGAGCTTGGGATCTGGCTTGAGGGTGAACGTTGCCGGCGCGACACATTGTTCCGGTTGCGTGCAGGTACGATCCCGCTCGGAAGCGCGCGCGAGCTCCACTATCCCGGCCTGACCATGTTGCCGCGTGATCGAATAGCGCTCACCGGCGCCAATGGATCCGGCAAGAGCACCCTTGTTCGCCACATCCTGAGCACGATCGATCTGCCCGTTGAGCGGCTGACCTACTTGCCCCAGGAGATCGACCTCCGGTCATCCTGCGAGATCCTCGCGGAAGTGCGACGCCAGCCTTCCGAAATGCTCGGAAAGATAATGACCGTGGTCAGCAGACTCGGTTCGCGGCCAGCGAGACTGTTGGAGAGTGTCGAGCCAAGCCCCGGGGAGTTACGAAAACTGCTGCTGGGCCTCGGCATTGCCTCGCAGCCCCATCTGATCATTATGGATGAACCGACCAACCACCTGGACCTGCCTTCGATTGAATGCCTGGAGGAGGCACTCGAGGACTGCCCGTGCGGTTTGCTGCTGGTCAGCCACGATGAGCAATTCCTACGACGGCTGACCCAGACGCGCTGGCACATCGCTACGACGCCGATGGGCCCTCCCGGCCGGATGTTGCTGGAGATTCTGTAA
- the prmA gene encoding 50S ribosomal protein L11 methyltransferase: protein MTKDYVEIHLVTSAEAGELVGLLEETACLGASEQEGGLHLYWPKDRWHPEVLGALKGALRQLGDRQAEDTITISELPDQDWNERWAASLEPIRLGARILVRQSWNSAAIPAGGFELVIDPKRAFGTGYHATTQLIAEWLEEVIQGGERLLDVGTGSGILAMVALRLGAGAALGIDNDPEAIECAGEYAAANGFGPELELRVAALEDLHPEQFDLVVANLDRKMLLRYFPMFHTWVRPGGSLLVSGLLSDDHPGIRAALATTGWVERSRRERDEWMALELRKAGRRIEGK, encoded by the coding sequence ATGACGAAGGATTATGTTGAGATCCATCTCGTGACTTCCGCGGAAGCCGGCGAGCTCGTCGGGCTGCTTGAAGAGACGGCTTGCCTCGGGGCCAGCGAGCAGGAGGGGGGCCTTCATCTCTATTGGCCCAAAGATCGCTGGCACCCGGAGGTGCTGGGCGCGCTGAAAGGAGCGCTGCGGCAACTCGGCGATCGGCAGGCGGAAGACACGATCACGATCTCCGAGCTTCCGGATCAGGACTGGAACGAACGCTGGGCGGCGTCACTCGAGCCCATCCGTCTCGGAGCGCGCATCCTGGTGCGGCAGAGCTGGAATTCCGCCGCCATCCCTGCCGGCGGATTCGAGCTTGTGATCGACCCCAAGCGCGCCTTCGGCACCGGCTATCACGCCACGACGCAGCTGATCGCGGAATGGCTTGAAGAGGTAATCCAGGGCGGAGAGCGCCTGCTGGATGTCGGAACTGGAAGCGGCATCCTTGCCATGGTGGCCTTGCGGCTGGGTGCCGGCGCGGCACTCGGGATCGACAACGATCCCGAAGCGATCGAATGCGCCGGTGAATATGCGGCCGCCAACGGCTTCGGCCCGGAACTGGAACTGCGCGTCGCCGCACTGGAAGATCTGCACCCGGAGCAGTTCGATCTCGTGGTGGCCAACCTGGATCGCAAGATGCTGCTGCGCTATTTCCCTATGTTTCACACCTGGGTGCGACCCGGGGGAAGCCTTCTGGTTTCGGGATTGCTATCCGACGACCATCCTGGAATTCGCGCGGCGCTGGCGACAACGGGCTGGGTCGAGCGCAGCCGCAGGGAGCGAGATGAATGGATGGCGCTCGAGCTGCGGAAGGCCGGGCGGAGAATCGAAGGCAAATAG
- a CDS encoding M28 family peptidase: MRRMHAVRFCVAAILLFCLAVVGRPGSAGGKWDYTPSTVEQQAVSVISADSLRGHLSFIASDLLKGRKNGSPGEVLAAEYIASQFRRAGLKEAGDDGYFQTASGDRKTPLRNVIGLLPGSDPKLADSYVLLTAHYDGVGPRPGSEGGWNAANDDGSGTVTVVEIASALASLKERPRRSLVFMTFYGEETGGLGSRFYAQHPIFPIEKTIADVNLEQVGRTDSTEGDQSRRASLTGFDYSDLGEVFLRAGALTGVTVYKHEQNSDRYFGASDNAELALLGIPAHTLCVAFMFADYHGAGDTWQKVNYDNMALTDKLIATALLILAQSDEEPRWNPEVPRASRFLEAWKKRHEAGK, from the coding sequence ATGAGACGTATGCACGCGGTGCGATTCTGCGTGGCAGCAATACTCCTCTTTTGCCTGGCGGTCGTTGGCAGGCCCGGCAGTGCTGGTGGAAAGTGGGACTACACGCCTTCGACTGTCGAGCAGCAGGCGGTGTCAGTGATTTCCGCCGATTCGCTGCGCGGCCATCTTTCGTTTATCGCCTCGGATCTTTTGAAGGGCCGGAAGAATGGGTCGCCCGGAGAAGTTCTGGCTGCAGAGTACATCGCCTCCCAGTTCAGGCGCGCAGGCCTCAAGGAGGCCGGCGACGACGGCTATTTTCAGACCGCGTCCGGCGACCGGAAGACGCCGTTGCGCAATGTGATTGGCTTGTTGCCCGGCTCTGATCCCAAGCTTGCCGACAGCTATGTCCTGCTGACGGCGCATTACGACGGCGTGGGGCCGCGACCGGGGAGCGAAGGAGGCTGGAACGCGGCGAATGACGACGGCAGCGGCACGGTGACAGTAGTGGAAATCGCATCCGCCCTGGCCTCTTTGAAAGAACGGCCTCGCCGTTCGCTGGTCTTCATGACCTTCTACGGCGAGGAGACGGGCGGCCTGGGATCGAGATTCTATGCGCAACACCCGATTTTCCCGATCGAGAAGACGATTGCCGACGTTAATCTCGAGCAGGTGGGCAGAACCGACAGCACGGAAGGGGACCAGAGCAGGAGGGCGAGCCTGACCGGCTTTGATTATTCAGATCTGGGCGAGGTTTTCCTCCGCGCGGGGGCGCTTACGGGCGTGACTGTCTATAAGCATGAGCAGAACTCGGACCGCTACTTTGGCGCCAGCGACAACGCAGAACTGGCGCTGTTGGGAATTCCGGCGCACACCCTGTGCGTGGCATTCATGTTCGCAGATTACCACGGTGCCGGCGATACCTGGCAGAAAGTCAATTATGACAACATGGCGCTCACCGACAAATTAATCGCGACGGCGCTGTTGATTCTGGCTCAAAGCGATGAAGAACCGCGCTGGAATCCGGAAGTGCCGAGGGCGAGCCGATTTCTGGAGGCATGGAAAAAGCGTCATGAAGCGGGAAAGTAG
- a CDS encoding NYN domain-containing protein: protein MPYWLDGNNLIGQSAAAARQDPKTRKSFLALLSSFAATRGGRFTVFFDGDDPDRAAPPRGVRVRYSAPLSTDNAILRQAEGAQAPVEVIVVTNDRGLAARCRSAGVKTMDWRQFTDRMTAGPRASGKAAPKEEKVDLEEWARYFGLDPDTLK from the coding sequence ATGCCATACTGGCTCGATGGGAACAACCTGATCGGTCAATCTGCGGCGGCGGCGCGGCAGGACCCGAAGACGCGCAAATCTTTCCTGGCTCTCTTGAGCAGCTTCGCTGCCACCCGCGGCGGCCGCTTCACGGTTTTCTTCGACGGAGATGATCCCGACCGCGCTGCGCCGCCGCGCGGCGTGCGGGTGCGCTACAGCGCTCCGTTGTCCACAGACAATGCCATTCTCCGCCAAGCGGAAGGCGCGCAAGCGCCGGTAGAGGTCATTGTCGTCACCAACGATCGCGGGCTGGCGGCACGCTGCCGCTCCGCCGGAGTCAAAACCATGGACTGGCGCCAGTTCACAGACAGAATGACAGCAGGCCCCCGTGCATCCGGAAAAGCCGCGCCCAAGGAAGAGAAAGTCGACCTGGAGGAATGGGCGCGCTACTTCGGCCTGGATCCTGACACCCTCAAATAG